A segment of the Desulfofundulus kuznetsovii DSM 6115 genome:
CAGTACCCGTATGCACCGGGGCAGGCGCCCAGGCACATCAATTTCCCGGGCACATAAAAGGGGTACATATTTCCACCCCAGCAGTTCCCGGGCTGCCGTAGCCGGAAATTCAGCATTAAGATCGGCAGTAACGGTAAAAAAGGCACTGGCAATGTCCTCGGGGTCAAGATCGTTTTCCGCCATAATAGCCTGCAACAGTTCCCCCGTGGCCTGAATGATATCCTCAGCCGTATTCCGTTCTACCGTTATGGCTCCCCGGATACCCCGTACATAGGTTTTTGCCATCCTACCGTCCCCCTGGTAATATAAATATAAAAATACAACTTACAACAAGCAATTACATGACACCTTAAATATTGTTTACGAAGAAACCGCCCTGTGTCCCAGTCCTACAGCCACATCATCCAGGTGTAAAAGTCCCACTCCAAAGAAAACGGCAACACTGATATGATCCTGATGCCGGGCAATACCTATTTTGCCGCCTACGTTTAATCCGATGGCCTTGGGCATGATCTGGGAGAGGGCCTCCCGGGTTGCTCCGGCCACTGCTCCTTCCTCGGCGTGGACTTCCCTGATCACACCTTCCCGCTTGGCGGCTACCACCGCCCGCTCGGTAATCTTATTCACCGAAGAGATAAAATCACCGCCGTAATCCACGGCA
Coding sequences within it:
- a CDS encoding HutP family protein; the encoded protein is MVSQGSRQVARVALTMALSEDREQERELKSRFAREGFKTAAVDYGGDFISSVNKITERAVVAAKREGVIREVHAEEGAVAGATREALSQIMPKAIGLNVGGKIGIARHQDHISVAVFFGVGLLHLDDVAVGLGHRAVSS
- the aroH gene encoding chorismate mutase, whose protein sequence is MAKTYVRGIRGAITVERNTAEDIIQATGELLQAIMAENDLDPEDIASAFFTVTADLNAEFPATAARELLGWKYVPLLCAREIDVPGRLPRCIRVLVHVNTTRSQREIKHVYLREATQLRTDLLPQ